GAAGGGGGCAAAGCAGGGCGGCGCGCGCCTCAGACCGCCTCGATGCGCAGCGCCACCGGGGTGCCATGCACCACACCGGTGGCGGCCATGGCCGCCAGCGCCGAATCGAGCGCTTCGCGGGTGGTCTTGTGGGTGACGATCAGCACCGGGGCGGTGTCCGCGGTGGCGGACTGGCCGTACTGGCGCAGGCGGTTGATCGACACGCCCGCCTCGCCGAGCGCCGCGGCGACCTTGGCGAGCGCGCCGGGCCGGTCGGCCAGCGCCATGCGCAGGTAATAGGGCGCGGGGGTGGTCGCCTTGGCCGGGACCGCCCGCAGCAGGCTCGAGGCCGGGGCGCCGAAGGTCGACAGCCGCGTGCCGCGTGCCACGTCCATCACGTCGCCCATCACCGCCGAAGCGGTCGGCCCCTCGCCGGCGCCGGCGCCGCGCAGCACGATCTGGCCAACCTCGTCGCCCTCGATCACCACCATGTTGGTGCCGCCATCGAGCTGACCAAGCGGGGAGGAAGCGGGCACGAGGCTCGGCGCCATGGATTGTTCGAGCCCGCGCTCGGTCATCCGCGACACGCCCAGCAGCTTGATGCGGTAGCCCATGTCGGCGGCCTGGCGGATGTCCTCGATCGAGACCCGGCCGATGCCCTCGAGCTCGACCGCATCGAAGGCGACCTGGGTGCCATAGGCGATGGACGACAGAAGCGAGAGCTTGTGGCCAGCGTCGATGCCGCCCACGTCGAGCTCGGGATCGGCCTCGAGATAGCCCAGCCCGTCTGCCTCGGAGAAGGCTTCCTGGTAAGACAGGCCCGCGTTCTCCATCCGCGTGAGGATGTAGTTGCAG
The sequence above is a segment of the Alloyangia pacifica genome. Coding sequences within it:
- a CDS encoding homoserine dehydrogenase, with translation MSEPLRLGIAGLGTVGAGVVKIVQQKAALLGARSGREIVISAVSARNRDKDRGVSLADYAWEDDPVALAKRDDIDVLVELMGGSDGPAKAATEAALKLGKDVVTANKALLAHHGQALAELADSTGAVLRFEAAVAGGIPVIKALTEGLSANRITRVMGVMNGTCNYILTRMENAGLSYQEAFSEADGLGYLEADPELDVGGIDAGHKLSLLSSIAYGTQVAFDAVELEGIGRVSIEDIRQAADMGYRIKLLGVSRMTERGLEQSMAPSLVPASSPLGQLDGGTNMVVIEGDEVGQIVLRGAGAGEGPTASAVMGDVMDVARGTRLSTFGAPASSLLRAVPAKATTPAPYYLRMALADRPGALAKVAAALGEAGVSINRLRQYGQSATADTAPVLIVTHKTTREALDSALAAMAATGVVHGTPVALRIEAV